In Candidatus Dadabacteria bacterium, the genomic window CTCTTGCGGCGATGTTGATTTTGAATGTAGTTAATGATATTTTCTCCCAATGACTCACCGAAAACTTGGCTATGAGTTCAAAGACCCCTCTCTGCTTGAAACGGCGCTTACCCACAGTTCATATGCAAACGAGTTTTCATGTCCCAGCAACGAGAGACTTGAGTTTCTTGGAGACGCGCTACTTGGATGCATGGTTAGTGTACTGCTTTACGAAAAACACCCTTCATACACCGAGGGAGATCTCTCAAAAATCAGAGGTCAGGTGGTAAGCGGTGCGAATTTTGCAAAGTACGCCGAGATGCTAGGACTGGGAGAGCAAATAAGGCTAGGAAAGGGAGAAGAAAGCACCGGGGGCAGGGAAAGGGAGTCAAACAACGCAAATGCCTTTGAGGCACTTATAGGAGTGCTGTATCTTGATGCGGGCTACGAGAAAACTTTCGAGGTTGTATCTCGACTGTTTCAAGACGCTGTTGAGGAAGACGATTTTCCCCATGACAGCAAGACGCAGCTTCAGGAAGTTTCCCAGAGCGTCTTCGGAAAGACGCCCGAGTACAGGGTTCTGAGTGAAGAAGGTCCCCAGCATGAAAGGACTTTCACAGTGGAGGTCAGAATTTCTTCCGACCTGGCGGGTACGGGCAAGGGCAGAAGCAAGAGACAGTCCGAGCAGTCCGCGGCGCGCGATGCGCTCAGGAAGCTTGGATATTAGGTCTTAACTTCTTTCTATTCCTAGGTCATTTATCTTTTTTGACAGGGTGTTTCTGTTTATCCCCAGTATTGCTGCCGCCTGTTTCATGTTTCCGTCAGTTTTTGCGAGAATGGTCTTGATTAACTGTTTTTCAACTTTCCCGATTACTTGCTCGTGGATGTTCTGCAGGGATAAGTCCGAATTTTCTACCATCATGTGAACAAGCTCTTCGGTTTTCCTCTCTGTCGTTTCCGTTTCTCCGTAGCCGGTTTGCGAATCGATGGCTTCTTTTGTCTCCTCACCGCTTACTATGCTGTCGGGAGTTAAAACCAGAAGACGTTTTATAGTGTTTTCAAGTTCTCGTACGTTTCCGGGCCAACTGTGGTTGATTAGTAGCTGCTTCGCTTCGGGGGAGAGCACCTTTTTCTCGGTGCCGAATTCAGTAGAGTATTTATTCAAAAAGTGTCGAACCAGTTCCTTTATATCCTCTTTTCTTTTCCTGAGAGGGGGTAGGTTTATGCTTATGACGTTTAGCCTGTAAAACAGGTCCTCTCTGAAAGAGCCTTCCGTGACAGCATCTCTTAGGTTTTTATTTGTGCTTGCGATTATTCTGGGGTCAACGGAGACCGGTTTTTCACTGCCGAGCCTGTAGATCTGTTTTTCCTCAATGGCTCTTAGGAGCTTTGACTGCAGGTCGGTTGAAAGTTCCCCTATTTCGTCTATGTGAAGGGTTCCGCCGTCGGCTTCTTCAAATCTTCCCTTCTTCAAGGTGGTGGCGCCGGTGAATGCCCCTTTTTCGTATCCGAACAGTTCACTTTCGATAAGTTCCTTGGGGATCGCGGATATATTTACGGATACCAGTCTTTTCTTTCTTCTCGGACTGTTATAATGGATGGCTCTTGCGATAAGCTCTTTCCCGGTACCGCTTTCTCCCGTTATCAGCACGGTGATGTTTTTGGAGGCGGTGCGACCGATAAGCTTGTATACGTTCAGCATGTCGGGTGAACTGCCGACTATTTCTTCGAACGAAATATTCTCCTCGGGATCCTGAGACAGCCTTATTTTTCTCTCGGCTTCGTAGTTCTTTATGGCCCGCTCGGCAAAGAGTTTTACCTCTTCGAGGTCAAACGGCTTGGTCAGATAATCATAGGCCCCGAGCTGTATTGAATCTATAGCGTTGCTGACGGTATTCTGCGCGGTAATGAATATTATGGGCGAGTCAATTTCTCTGTTTCTGAGCTGGTTGAGAACTTCAAACCCGTTCATATCCGGCATGTTTATGTCAAGAAGAATCAGGGAGTATGCATCCTCGCATGCTTTTCGCACGGCGTCCTTTCCGTTTTCGGCACACTCGACTTCAAAGCCCGATTTCTTAAGGGATGTCTCGAGTATCCACCTGATGTCCTCTTCGTCGTCGGCTATTAGGATACGATTTTTCATGATTTGGTTTCTCCAGCCGCCAAGTCAGCGATTGCGTTACCTGTTCCCAAAAAGCTGATAATTTCTAGCTCGCCGGGAGTTGTATCTTGAATTCGGAGCCCGTTCCTTCTTCACTCTCCGCGGTAATTATTCCTCCGTATTTGGCTATTACTTGGCTCGATATGAAAAGACCAAGCCCTGTTCCTTTCCTTTTGCTCGAGAAAAACGGGGTAAATATTTTTTTCAGGTCTTTTTTCTGTATTCCTGTTCCGTTGTCTTTTACCGATATCAGGACCGTGTGTTTATTGCGTATCTTGTAATCCGTGACCCACTTGGTGCTGACCGTTATCTGCCCTTTGTTCTTTATCGAACTCACCGCGTTTTGGATAATGTTTATGAACGCCTGTTTCAGGGAGTTGTAGTCTCCTGGTATGGGAGGAATGGTAATGTCGAGCTTGTGCTTGAATTCTATGTTTTTATGAAGATTCGATTCGAGAAATATTATGTCAATCAGAATTTCATTTATATCTACCGACATCAGATGCTGCGTTGATACCGATGACGGTTTCACGAGTCTGTCAACCAAGTCTCTAAGTCTTTCCGTTTCCTTTATTATTATCTTCGAACACCGGTTTTTCTCCGTTTTTGACAGCGTGCCGCTTAGAAGTTGTGCAGCTCCCTTTATGCCGCTCAGGGGATTTCTTATTTCGTGAGCAAGTCCCCTTACAAGGGTTTCGTAATTTTCTTCGAGTCTGCAGTTCCTGCTGATGATGGACATCATGTTCATTTTTTCAGTGTTTCTTATCTGGATTACAAGTCCGTTCATCCCGCCGTCGCTTCCGTGTATCGGAGATACAGTGCATTCCACGTTGATCGAAGAGTTGCGGGATATGCGGAAAAGCAGATCGTTTTCTTGCACGACCCTTTCTTCTTTTACCGCCCTTGAGCAGAGGTTGGTTATTTCTTCCGACAGAAATTTTGATATATGATTTCCGATTGTCTTTTGCCTTGAGATATTGAGTATGGTCTCAGACGGCTCGTTAACGGAAATTATATTAAGATCCCTGTCAGCTACTATAACCCCCTCGGGAAGTGAATCCAGAAGATCCCTGTAGAACATAGCATGTTCCTGCGGTTCTGTGTCCGTAAGCATTTTTCTCGCTACCGCTGATTCTCTCATATTTCTTCGATCCTTATGAAAATCGCGTCGGCTACAGATGTCATGGATTTCCTTATCCTATCAAGAGCTTTCCTGAGACTTTTCTCCCCCGACTCGTGGGTCATTATTATGATAGGAACCTCCCCGCCGTTTGTTTCCCTTGTCTGCTGAATTATGGACTCTATGCTTATTCCGCACTTCCCGAGAATCGTGGTTATTTTCCCGAGCGTGCCGGGCTTGTCCTCGACTTGAAATCTAAGGTAGTAGCGGCCCGTAAGACCGTCGGTGCTAACAAGAGCCCTGCGTCCTGCATCTTCCGCGTAAAGCATGGGAGGGGCGGGCTGCGAACCGTTTTGGGCGGTTTTTGCGATTGAAACCAAATCGCCCACAACGGCGCTTGCCGTCGGGAGCATCCCGGCTCCCATTCCATATAACATTGTCGGACCTACCTTGTCTCCCACGATATGGATTGCGTTAAACGCGTCTTTTACATCGGCAAGCTGAGTGTTTTTTCTTATAAGGGCCGGATAAACTCCAGCCTGTATGCCCGAGTCGGTTGACTTGGCTATGGCAAGCAGTTTGATCTTGTAGCCGAGCTGTTCGGCGAAGCTTATATCGATTGAAGAGATGCTTCTTATTCCCTCGACGTATATGTTCTCGAATTTCGGAAAGAATCCGTAGGCAAGCATTATCAGAATCGACAGCTTGTGCGCGGCGTCAATGCCGTCTATGTCAAACGAGGGGTCGGCTTCTGCGTATCCCTCTTTCTGGGCACGCTGCAGCATTTCGTCAAACCCTTTTTTCTGCTCCGACATGTTGTGGAGTATGTAGTTGCACGTCCCGTTCATTATTCCGTGTATGGAGAGGATGTTGTTTGCCACATAGCTCTCATGTGCCGCCTTGATTATAGGTATTCCTCCTCCGACGCTTGCTTCAAACGCCACATGAACCCCGTTTGCGGCCGCTTCCCTGAATATTTCACCCCCGTGGTGAGCCAGAAGGGCCTTGTTTGCGGTTACGACGTTTTTTCCGTTTCGTATCGCGGCCAAGACCAGTTCGCGCGCTGCCGTAGTTCCGCCGATAAGCTCGATTATTATCGAGATGCTCTCGTCGTCTATGAGTTCGCGTGCCTCGGTGGTAAAAAGTTTCCTAGGGATTTTTACCGGGCGTTTTCTCTTTATGTCGATATCGGCTACTTTCTTGATTCTGAGCCTTATCCCGGTCCTTTTTTCTATTATGTCTTTGTTTTCGCTTATTGTTTTATAAACCCCGCAACCTATGGTTCCGGCGCCTATAAGACCTATATCTACGGAATTCATCCAACAATCTCCTTTTTCTTAATGCACAAAAAGAAAATTATACATAATCCGCTTTACAATAAAGAGGGGCCGCTGTCTTGGAGCGGAGGTTTGACAGTCATGTTTCCTGAAATAGACTAATTACTCCTGTTCTTCGTGGGGCCGTAGCTCAGTCCGGGAGAGCGCATGAATCGCACTCATGAGGTCGCGGGTTCGACTCCCGTCGGCTCCACCATTCTTTCAGGGTTTGACATGCGCTTGCCTTGAAACTAGATTTATAATCCTGTTTTATGCGGGGCCGTAGCTCAGTTGGGAGAGCGCATGAATGGCATTCATGAGGTCGCGGGTTCGACTCCCGTCGGCTCCACCACCCCTCATACTATGAGCCGGGAATTAGAATATTCCTTTGGAAAAACTATTTTTTTCTCCCCGTCCTGCCATTGGGTTACCAGCATCCCGTGTCCCATCTGCCGCAGGGTCTCGGGATCAATACGGAAATCCCCGTAAAAAGTCGTGAACCGAGAGCGCAGGGCCTCGCACAGAAGCGTCTGTTCGTCCGTTTCGCCTGTTCTCTCGATGAGTTTCTCGATTATAAGCCCCATATTGTAGGACTGTGCGGCCGTGTAGTCGGGCGTGTATCCGTAAGCGCGGGCAAACCTGTCTGAAAACTCCTTGGGGCTCGGGCCGAAATCCGGGGATAAAGAAAGCGTTGGTTCCCACTGGCTTGTCGAGACAAAACCGTCTGCTTCCCGCCCGAGACGTTTGTCAAACTCGTTTACCGCCGCCGCAAGCGTCGCCACTACCCCGAAGTCAAGGTCTGAGTTCTTCCGTACCCACTTGGCGAGATTTATGTCGTCTTCCATTCCTCCGCAGCAGAGCACGCAGGAAGCGCTACGGCTTTTTGGGCGGGCAAGTATGGTGGAGAAGTCTTCTGTGCCGGAGGGAAAGTCATAAACGGCTGCCGAAATACCCAGTTTCTCCGCGCGAAGCAGAGCCCCTTCGCACACGGTCTGGGAAAAGCGGCTTCCAGCGAGACGCAAAACGAAGAGCTCCACAGCTTGGCTATAGCAGTCGTGGATCATATCCACGACCGCTTGGAAGTAAGAAGATGCCCCGGTTATCGCGCTTACCGTTTTGCCCCGGGCGCGAGAAGGAATATCGTCAAGCGACCCACCGTAATTCCACACTACTCTTTGGGCGCTCTCTGCAGTTTCAACGCACGCAAGGGTGAGGCTGCTTGAATATGGCCCAAGTAGTATGTCTACTCTGTCTTTTTCTATAAGGCGGAGGGTGTTCTCCTTTGTTTTTTCGGGGATACTCTCATCGTCATAGAAGACGAGTTCCGGAACTAGGGATTTTCCATCCTGCGTCTCTATTCCGCCTCTAGAGCGCAGTTCCTCAGTAAAAAGTTTTATTCCCCGGAGGCTTTCCCTGCCTTGGACCGCGTGGCGTCCTGAGAGCGTTGCGGAAAGGCCGATTTTAAAGGAGTCCATTTCGAATCAGAGCAGGGTTTTTACCGCCTCTTCAATTCTGTTTAAGCCCTCTTCTATGTTTTCCATGGATGTTGCGTAGGATATCCTGAGGTAGTTTTCTTTTCCGAAGGCTATGCCAGGAACGACGGCTACTTTCGCCTCTTCGAGAAGGAATTCGGTAAACGAAATGGACCCGTCAATTCTCTTGTTTCCGTATGCTTTCCCCACGAAACCGCTTATGCTCGGGAACACGTAGAACGCTCCCATGGGGTTAAAACAGGTAAATCCCGGGATTTCGTTCAGCCTTTTTACTATGAAGTTCTTCCTTCTCTCAAATTCCCTTGCCCTTTTGCCTAGCAGCTCCTGCGGTCCTCTAAGCGCCTCAAGGGCTGCCATCTGCGAGATTGAAGAGGGGTTTGAGGTTGACTGGCCTTGTAGCTTTGCCATCGCGCTTATTACTCTTTTGTCTCCGGCGGCGTATCCTATGCGCCATCCGGTCATTGAGTAGGATTTGGATACTCCGTTTACGAGTACAGTGGATTTTTTAGCCTTGTCGCTAAGAGAGCAGACAGATACATGTTCAGTATCTGCGTAGATTATTTTTTCGTATATTTCATCTGAAATTATAATCAGGTCGGCGTCCAAGGCTACTTTTACTATCTCTTCAAGTTCCCCGCGCGAATAAGTGGTTCCCGTTGGGTTCGAAGGATAGTTAAGAATAAGGGCCCGCGTCCTTTCGTTTATCTCTGCCTGAAGCTGCTCCGGGGTGATTTTGAAAAGTCCTTGCTCGTCTGTGTCCATGATCACCGGAGTCGCGCCCGTAAGCGCCACTTGCTCGGGATAGGAAACCCAGTAGGGAGCCGGAATTATGACTTCGTCTCCGGATTCGAAAAGTGCTTGGGTGATGTTGTATATCGAGTGTTTTGCCCCGCAGGAAACCAGTATTTCGTCCCTTGAGTACTCAAGGCTGTGATCTTTTTTCAAAGACGCCGCTATAGCGTCTTTGAGCTCGTCGATTCCACCCACGGCAGTGTATTTCGTAAAACCGCTTTTAATCGCGGCCACGCCTTCTTTTTTCACGTTCTCCGGGGTGTCGAAATCGGGTTCCCCCGCCCCGAACCCTATGATGTCAACTCCTTGGGCGCGAAGCGACTTGGCTTTTGCCGTTATAGTCAGAGTTGCAGAAGGCTTCAGATTGCTGACCCTTTCTGAAAGTCTCACTTTATCATTTCCTCCGTTCCCCGGTCGGGCGAAGTTTTTCAATCAGTTTTTCCTCAACCACTGCCGGCACAAAATCCTTTGCGGAACCTCCCAGGGAAATGATTTCCTTTATCAGGGAGGAGCTTATGTGAGAGAATTGGCTTTCAGTTACCATAAACAGTGTTTCCACTTCTTCGTTCATAAGCTTGTTTGCGGTGGCCATCTGAAGTTCGTATTCAAAGTCCGAATGACATCTCATTCCGCGCAATATAGTGTTTGTTTCCTTTTCTCTTATGTAGTCGGCCAGCAACCCCTCGAAGCTTTCAACCTCGACGTTGGGGAAATCCTTGGTCACCTCGGCGATCAGAGATACTCTTTCTTCGGTCGAGAGCGTCGTTTTCTTTGAAGTATTGTGTCCGACCGAAATTATTATTTTTTCGAATATTCCCGCGGCCCGGGTAATTATGTTAAGGTGCCCGTTTGTAAAAGGGTCGAAGGAACCCGGATAGATTACAATTTTGCCGTTCAATCTAGCCTCCTTAGAAAACTTACGGAGGTACCTCCGTATTTTTTGGTTCTCACGTCAAGTCCTTCAGAATTAATAACGTTTCTGGATGGATGTTCAATAACCATTACTCCCTTCTCTCCTACGACGCTTCGTATATCGCGGGCAAGCTCATAAGGCTCCGTCTTTTCGTAAAGCTCATATGGGGGATCGACGAAAACAACATCAAACCCGCAATTTTCCGCACTTAACATACTCAATGCTTTTCTGAAATCAAAATTGAGTATTCTCGATCGTTCCGTGTATCCCAAGGAACGCAGATTCTGGGCGATTATTCCCGCTGTGCCGGGGTTTTTCTCAACGAAGACACAAAATGCGGCTCCCAGACTCAGAGCCTCGATTCCCAGGTTCCCCGAGCCCGAGAAAAGATCAAGCACCCTTGTTCCCGCCACTTCGGGACCCAGTATGTCGAAAATGGATTTTTTTATTCTGGATGCCGTGGGTCTAAGCGATTTTCCCCTTGGGACTTTCAGTTTTTTGCCCTTGGATTGTCCCGTAAGTATGCGCATGTCGATTATTTCAACTCTTTCGTCAAGATCGGATTTACTCCCCGTTTTGCTCTGGAATTCATGGATTTATTCATGTAAAATATCATTCTAACCGGTTTATTTCACAACCATTCTTTTTCTTTTCTCCGGAGGGCTTTTTCAGGAATGGACACTTCATCCAGAGTGCAGACTGTAAACATTGAAGATGAGATGAAGGAGTCCTATCTCAGCTACTCAATGAGCGTGATAGTCGGAAGGGCTCTTCCCGACGTACGCGACGGACTCAAGCCCGTTCACAGGAGAATTCTATACGGAATGAACGAGGTCGGAAACGTTTGGAATCGGCCCTACAAGAAATCCGCCAGAGTGGTGGGGGATGTCATGGGTAAATACCACCCTCACGGAGACTCGGCGATCTACGACTCCCTTGTCCGGATGGCCCAGGATTTTTCCATGAGAATTCCGCTTGTCGACGGGCAGGGTAACTTCGGTTCCGTTGACGGGGACAGTCCGGCGGCCATGCGCTACACGGAAGTAAGGCTCTCAAGAATCTCTTCAGAGATGCTTGAGGATCTTGATAAGGAAACAGTCGAGTTTTATCCGAACTACGACGGGGGAGAACTTGAACCAAGCGTGCTGCCGACCAAGGTGCCCAATCTGCTTCTAAACGGTTCTTCGGGAATCGCGGTGGGTATGTCGACCAATATTCCTCCTCATAACCTTGGGGAGCTTCTCGACGCCGTGGTGGCGCAGATACAAGATCCCCAAATCACTGTGGATAGGCTGCTTGAGATCATGCCTGGACCGGATTTTCCCACGGGCGGTTTCGTAAGCGGTAGGGATGACATCCGCACCGCCTACGCCACCGGTCGCGGAATAGTCAGGATGAGGGCTAGGGTTCGCATAGAGAAGCAGAAAAAAGGAGACAGGGAAGTGATAATCGTTACCGAGCTCCCCTACCAGGTTAACAAGGCACGGTTGGCCCAGAAAATCGCAGAGCTTGTGAGAGAGGAGAAAATAAAGGGTATCTCCGACATAAGGGATGAGTCCGACAGAGAGGGTATAAGACTTGTTATCGACGTGAAAAGCGGAGAACACGCCCAAGTGGTTCTAAATCAGCTCTACAAGCATACGCAGATGTACACTTCTTTCGGCATCATAATGCTCGCGCTTGTGAGAAACCAGCCGAAGGTCCTTAGCTTAAAAGAACTCCTTGCCCACTTCGTAGAGCACAGAAAAGAGGTAATTACCCGCAGAACCCAGTACGAGCTTCGAAAGGCCGAGGAACGCCTCCACATCCTCGAGGGGTTCAAGATCGCTCTTGATAATCTGGATGAAATTGTTGAGCTCATAAAAGGTTCTGAGAGCCCTGCGGCCGCGAAAGCGGGTCTTGTGCGGACATTTACGCTTTCTGAGCGCCAAGCCCAGGCCATTCTGGAGATGCGCCTTCAGAGACTTACGGCGCTTGAGAGGGACAAGATACTTGAAGAAAGACGTGAGCTTATCGCAACCGTTGCGAGGCTCAAAGAAATACTAGGGAGTGAAAAGCTCATACTCGATCTCGCGGTAGAGGAACTCACAGAGCTCAGGGAGAAATTTGGAGACGCGAGGAGAACTGAGATAGTAGAGGACGTTGGGGAGATATCCATCGAGGATCTTATAACCGACGAGGAGATGGTGGTTACCACCACCTACGGGGGTTACATAAAGAGCATCCCGCTTAGCGTTTACAGGAACCAGAGAAGAGGCGGACGTGGAAGAACCGGAATGAGTACTAGGGACACAGATTTCGTTAACGATTTGTTCACGGCATCGAGGCATAACAGCATTCTGTTTTTCTCAAGCCTCGGGAGATGCTACTGGCTCAAGGTCTACCAGATTCCCGAGGCCTCTCCCACCGCGCGGGGAAGGGCGATGGTGAACCTGCTTAATCTTGATAAGGGAGAGAAAGTGGCGGCCGTGCTGCCCGTAAAGGACTTTGCCGAGGACGTCTCAATAGTCATGGCGACTCGAAACGGAATCGTTAAGAAAACGAAGCTGAGAGCGTATTCAAATCCCCGCGTAGGAGGGATAAAAGCCCTTAACATACTTGAGGGAGATGAACTTGTGGGAGCGGCGCTTGCGTCAGAGGACGACGAGGTGCTCCTTACTTCAAGGAACGGCCAGGCGATTAGGTTCAAAGGCACGGACGTCAGGAACATGGGCAGGGTGTCGACAGGTGTTAAAGGCATAAGGCTCAGAGAAGGTGACGAGGTGGTGAGTCTTGAGGTCATAAGGAACCAGAACGCGCAGATACTTACCATAACCGAAATGGGCTACGGCAAGTGCACCCTAATCTCGGAGTACAGGATTACGAAAAGGGGAGGGGTGGGGGTGAAGACCGTCAACATAACCGAGCGAAATGGAAGAGTGGTCGGGGGGTTCCAGGTGGATGATGATACGGAGATAATGCTCATAAGTAATCAGGGCGGCAAGATTATAAGAACGAGCGTTTCCGAGATACGTAACACGGGCCGAGCCGCCCAAGGGGTGAAGGTCATAAATCTTGAGCCCGAGGAGCTTGTAGCCGCGGTTGCGAAAGTCGCGGAGGGAGACTGATGATAAAGGAAGTCGAAAACGTGCTCTCCGGTTTTCCAGGCTATAACTGCTTTGCGTGCGGTCCGCACAATGAGCACGGACTTCGCCTTAAGTTCTTTCATGATCAGGAAACCGACGAGGTTTTCACTACCATTTCTGCCGAGGAGCATTTCTGCGGCTGGCCGGGGATAGTGCACGGGGGAGTTCAGTGCGCCCTTGTCGACGAGGTTTCTTTCTGGGCCATGTTCAATGAAACCCGCAAGATTGCCTTTACGGCGAAAATAGACATTACTTACATGAAGAAGGTTCCAAGCGGCACAATGCTTGACGTGAGAGCCAAGATAAAGGAGATCAGGGGAAGAAGAGTTGAAGTCGATTCGGTCATAAGGGATGAGGACGGAACGGAGCTCGCAAGTGCCGCCGTTACCTACGTGTTCCCCCGAAAGGAAACCCTGCGCCAGATACTGGGCCCTGAGCTTCTGAGCGAAGAATTCTTACAATACGTGAGGGATTAGATGATAAGACTGTATGAGCACCCGCTTTCTGGGAACGCCTATAAGGCAAAGCTTCTTCTGCACCAGCTTTCGGTCGAATACGAAGGAGTAACAGTGGATATATTCTCGGGGGAACATAAAAAGGAGGAATTCTCAGCGCTTAACCCCAATTGCAAGATCCCGGTTCTCTCGGACGGAGATTTCGTCATGTGGGAGTCAAATGCGATACTTTTTTACTTGGCGAAGAAGTTCTCTCCGAATCCCTACCTCTCCGATGATCCGGAGACCTACGGTCTGATTGCGCAGTGGACTTTTTTCGGAAAGACGACCGTAGATCCGAACCTTGCTCTTGCGAGATACTTTGCGAAGTTCCTGCCACCTGACCAAGTACCCCCCGGGGCGATGGAGAAGCTTCACGTACAGGGAAACGCAGCGCTTGCGATCCTTGACGATCATCTCTCCCGAACCGAGTTTCTCTGCGGGGACTACTCAATAGCCGACATCGCATGTTATCCCTACACGATGTTTTGCGAGGAAGGGGGTTTTGACTTGGGAGCGTATCCGTCGATCAGAAGGTGGTGCGAAAGCGTCGAGGGAACTCCCAACTTCATTGCTTTTGCCGGTTAGAGCCGGGCGTATTTCATGGAAAAGGAAGTCGAGCTTTTTTTGGAACTGTTGGAGAAGACCCAAGGAGGGGTTGCCTTTACGGGAGCTGGAATAAGCACCGAATCCGGAATCCCCGACTACCGTTCTCCAGGGACAGGCATGTGGGAGAAAATGGACCAGTCGGTGGTCTCGCTTTCCGGATTTTTGAGAAATCCCGAGAATTATTATTCGTACGCCATGGAATCCTATCCTGTGAGGGCGGCCGCCGAACCCAACGCGGGCCATTACGCGCTTGCGCGTCTTGAGAAAAGGGGCTGGCTCAGGGGTGTTATAACGCAGAACGTGGACGGCCTCCATACAAGGGCGGGTTCTGAGAAAGTGTTTGAGCTTCATGGTTCCGTAAGGCGGGTCGTTTGCCTACAGTGCCGGGAGTACTATCCGATGGCCGACACGATGAGCAGGGTTGCCGGAGGGGAAAATCCTCCTCTCTGCATGCAGTGCGGAGGGATTCTGAAGCCCGACGCCGTTTTTTTCGGAGAGGCCCTTCCCGAAGAGCCATGGGGGGAATCGATTGATCTCGTATCAGACTCAGAGGTGCTCATCGTTATGGGTTCTTCCCTTCTGGTTGCTCCGGCAAGCGGACTTCCCCGTTTAGCTCTTTCCAAAGGGGCCGCGCTTGTGATCATAAACCTGA contains:
- the rsmD gene encoding 16S rRNA (guanine(966)-N(2))-methyltransferase RsmD; the encoded protein is MRILTGQSKGKKLKVPRGKSLRPTASRIKKSIFDILGPEVAGTRVLDLFSGSGNLGIEALSLGAAFCVFVEKNPGTAGIIAQNLRSLGYTERSRILNFDFRKALSMLSAENCGFDVVFVDPPYELYEKTEPYELARDIRSVVGEKGVMVIEHPSRNVINSEGLDVRTKKYGGTSVSFLRRLD
- a CDS encoding PAS domain-containing protein translates to MRESAVARKMLTDTEPQEHAMFYRDLLDSLPEGVIVADRDLNIISVNEPSETILNISRQKTIGNHISKFLSEEITNLCSRAVKEERVVQENDLLFRISRNSSINVECTVSPIHGSDGGMNGLVIQIRNTEKMNMMSIISRNCRLEENYETLVRGLAHEIRNPLSGIKGAAQLLSGTLSKTEKNRCSKIIIKETERLRDLVDRLVKPSSVSTQHLMSVDINEILIDIIFLESNLHKNIEFKHKLDITIPPIPGDYNSLKQAFINIIQNAVSSIKNKGQITVSTKWVTDYKIRNKHTVLISVKDNGTGIQKKDLKKIFTPFFSSKRKGTGLGLFISSQVIAKYGGIITAESEEGTGSEFKIQLPAS
- a CDS encoding ABC transporter substrate-binding protein, which translates into the protein MDSFKIGLSATLSGRHAVQGRESLRGIKLFTEELRSRGGIETQDGKSLVPELVFYDDESIPEKTKENTLRLIEKDRVDILLGPYSSSLTLACVETAESAQRVVWNYGGSLDDIPSRARGKTVSAITGASSYFQAVVDMIHDCYSQAVELFVLRLAGSRFSQTVCEGALLRAEKLGISAAVYDFPSGTEDFSTILARPKSRSASCVLCCGGMEDDINLAKWVRKNSDLDFGVVATLAAAVNEFDKRLGREADGFVSTSQWEPTLSLSPDFGPSPKEFSDRFARAYGYTPDYTAAQSYNMGLIIEKLIERTGETDEQTLLCEALRSRFTTFYGDFRIDPETLRQMGHGMLVTQWQDGEKKIVFPKEYSNSRLIV
- a CDS encoding homoserine dehydrogenase; its protein translation is MNSVDIGLIGAGTIGCGVYKTISENKDIIEKRTGIRLRIKKVADIDIKRKRPVKIPRKLFTTEARELIDDESISIIIELIGGTTAARELVLAAIRNGKNVVTANKALLAHHGGEIFREAAANGVHVAFEASVGGGIPIIKAAHESYVANNILSIHGIMNGTCNYILHNMSEQKKGFDEMLQRAQKEGYAEADPSFDIDGIDAAHKLSILIMLAYGFFPKFENIYVEGIRSISSIDISFAEQLGYKIKLLAIAKSTDSGIQAGVYPALIRKNTQLADVKDAFNAIHIVGDKVGPTMLYGMGAGMLPTASAVVGDLVSIAKTAQNGSQPAPPMLYAEDAGRRALVSTDGLTGRYYLRFQVEDKPGTLGKITTILGKCGISIESIIQQTRETNGGEVPIIIMTHESGEKSLRKALDRIRKSMTSVADAIFIRIEEI
- a CDS encoding pyridoxal phosphate-dependent aminotransferase, with the protein product MRLSERVSNLKPSATLTITAKAKSLRAQGVDIIGFGAGEPDFDTPENVKKEGVAAIKSGFTKYTAVGGIDELKDAIAASLKKDHSLEYSRDEILVSCGAKHSIYNITQALFESGDEVIIPAPYWVSYPEQVALTGATPVIMDTDEQGLFKITPEQLQAEINERTRALILNYPSNPTGTTYSRGELEEIVKVALDADLIIISDEIYEKIIYADTEHVSVCSLSDKAKKSTVLVNGVSKSYSMTGWRIGYAAGDKRVISAMAKLQGQSTSNPSSISQMAALEALRGPQELLGKRAREFERRKNFIVKRLNEIPGFTCFNPMGAFYVFPSISGFVGKAYGNKRIDGSISFTEFLLEEAKVAVVPGIAFGKENYLRISYATSMENIEEGLNRIEEAVKTLL
- the rnc gene encoding ribonuclease III, which gives rise to MTHRKLGYEFKDPSLLETALTHSSYANEFSCPSNERLEFLGDALLGCMVSVLLYEKHPSYTEGDLSKIRGQVVSGANFAKYAEMLGLGEQIRLGKGEESTGGRERESNNANAFEALIGVLYLDAGYEKTFEVVSRLFQDAVEEDDFPHDSKTQLQEVSQSVFGKTPEYRVLSEEGPQHERTFTVEVRISSDLAGTGKGRSKRQSEQSAARDALRKLGY
- a CDS encoding sigma-54-dependent Fis family transcriptional regulator, with translation MKNRILIADDEEDIRWILETSLKKSGFEVECAENGKDAVRKACEDAYSLILLDINMPDMNGFEVLNQLRNREIDSPIIFITAQNTVSNAIDSIQLGAYDYLTKPFDLEEVKLFAERAIKNYEAERKIRLSQDPEENISFEEIVGSSPDMLNVYKLIGRTASKNITVLITGESGTGKELIARAIHYNSPRRKKRLVSVNISAIPKELIESELFGYEKGAFTGATTLKKGRFEEADGGTLHIDEIGELSTDLQSKLLRAIEEKQIYRLGSEKPVSVDPRIIASTNKNLRDAVTEGSFREDLFYRLNVISINLPPLRKRKEDIKELVRHFLNKYSTEFGTEKKVLSPEAKQLLINHSWPGNVRELENTIKRLLVLTPDSIVSGEETKEAIDSQTGYGETETTERKTEELVHMMVENSDLSLQNIHEQVIGKVEKQLIKTILAKTDGNMKQAAAILGINRNTLSKKINDLGIERS
- the coaD gene encoding pantetheine-phosphate adenylyltransferase, with product MNGKIVIYPGSFDPFTNGHLNIITRAAGIFEKIIISVGHNTSKKTTLSTEERVSLIAEVTKDFPNVEVESFEGLLADYIREKETNTILRGMRCHSDFEYELQMATANKLMNEEVETLFMVTESQFSHISSSLIKEIISLGGSAKDFVPAVVEEKLIEKLRPTGERRK